The sequence below is a genomic window from Sorangiineae bacterium MSr12523.
GCAGCCGCTACGGCTTCGAAGGACTGCTCGACCCCGAGCTGGACCTCACGCCACCCATGCGGAGCGATGTTCGAGGGATCCTCCCGATGGGCGGATGCATCCTGGGCTGCTCGACACGCGTGAACCCGTTCTTCATGCCCGCGCCCGGTCGGTTCGGTACGCTGGACTTGGCCTCGCCATCGTC
It includes:
- a CDS encoding 6-phosphofructokinase — encoded protein: MTPGFEPPRALGRRVCLLGGGGDAPGVNAIVRGFVHAAHRYGFEVYRSRYGFEGLLDPELDLTPPMRSDVRGILPMGGCILGCSTRVNPFFMPAPGRFGTLDLASPSSIA